Within Scomber japonicus isolate fScoJap1 chromosome 1, fScoJap1.pri, whole genome shotgun sequence, the genomic segment CTGCAGTGCTCCTGACAAAAGACAGCACAATTAGACTCTTGTCCCGCCCTTGGTATTTGTCCACTGTATTCACCTCTACACCACTGAAAGCAGACGACTGTAGCAGAGCAGTAATACTCTTTAACTGCTGTCTGTAGGGGGCAATAACACCAATATCACTGGGTTTACAGCCTGCCTAAAAATTAGAAATATAAAACAGGAGTTAGTATCATAACATTAACAAGACCTAAAAACTCAATGCATTATGTCACAAATATTTGAACATCTGGCAGGCATCGGGTGTACCTTTATCAGCAGTGAAAGTAGCATGTGTACGAGGGCAGCTTCAGTGTGATTGCTTACACCTCCCTGCTCCACTGACTCCAATGCTGGCACCTGAAGGAGAGACCAGATTTAGGCCTGTGCACATTGATTGTCTTCCTCTCAATTATATCAGTCCTGATCAGGCTCAGGACTTTGGACACAAACTAAACAAGCTAAAATCGCACTCTTGAGTAAAACAATCTTGCTTCAGATAAACTATTTTCATCAATAATTAAGCAGCTAAGTTCACCTCTTTAACCCTCTATTAGACAGCACTGGGGACTAATAAAGCCTTAATGCTTTCAAAAGTTGTAGATGACACATTTGGAGCATCAAGTATCTGTTCCCTTGAATCATTTCTattcaaacacaacacatttctaAATCTACAGCTTTAGGTGTCCTGTATTCTGTATATTCTACCAACCATTGAGCAATCCAGGAAGTAAACAGGGTTGCTAGGCAACAGTGTAGCCTGTATCCATGCTAGGTCCTGCTGGGGCTGAGTCTGAGAAAAGGAACCCAGCTCCGACTGGACGGAAGGCAGGAAGGGCAGAGTGAGCAGGGCTGATGCTGTCCTCTCGGACCCACACTCAAGCCGGCCTTCATACATCAGACAGTTACTGAGAGACATTATctgtctgaaaacacacacagagcaaacatCTGTCATCAAGTGGGAATCCTTTTGAGTTACCAGTTGTATTGCTCTGTAGTTATTGAGTGAAGAGAATGATGCTAAAGTAGGACAGCTATAGGAGCAGCTATAACAGTTTCTCTCTAAGATCAAAATCAATTAAGATTGAATTCATTGCAGATTAATAATGAAATTTACTGTAATCATATTCATTCTGCTGAAAAACGTTTTTAAACTCTTAAGTTGCACATGCGTCGTTAGCAGTTATGCGTTATCACTGTATGTAAGTTTACCTGTTCATCCGGTACTGTACATTGAGTTGAACCACTGCTTCACTATGGAGCTCTAGTCGCTTAAATAGACTTTCATCCATCCCAAGAGAcctggaataaaataaataaataaaataaatcagactgatatttatatagatattttattctttatcctTTTTTGTTTGAACTAATTACATGCTGAACGTTCACTTTTAAATAAGCCATTTTAATGTGAAGACAGACAGTGTGCTGTGTTTAACCTAATGTAGATGACAATGACAAAAGTGCACTTGAggtagtattttttttattttttcctttacttTACCTTGCTTCCTTGTTTTGTACTATTGGTGGCAGTTGTTGGTGATCTCCAACCAGGACAAATCTCTTGGCGTAGAACAGCGGTCCCAGACAGATAGGCTGGCTGATCTGTGACGCCTCATCCACGATACAGAAATCAAATCGGCGACGTGAGAAAATGGGATGTTTGATGCCCATACAGGTGGTTGCCACGATCAGCTGgtaggagaaaaaaagttgaatgaTAAAGAATTAATTTATCTGTGATGAAAACAAGTGAAATATCTTGAGGCAGGGAAAAAATATGTGATGCTGATTTaagtttaaaatgaatacatttgtaGTTGTTGCATTTGTAATTTCTCAAAAAACAATGTCTCTGCACCTCCTTGTTATAAAGCTGCTCCAGTTCTGACAGAGTGTTAACTCCTTTCTTCCTGACACTTTCCTCTGTGTATGGAAGGATGTCTGGATGAACCTGGAGAGGGTGGCAAACAatggggggggaaaaaaagaaataaagacagaaatgagAGATGGAGCAAGGGGATCTCTTGAGAAGGGGACAAAATAAGAATCCTACTCTAACCTTCTCTttgaactatttttttttaacatttcaaaaatTCAGAGTACAGACTGCTGCATTACATAATAAAGAACCGACTTTTCCATTCtccatatatacatacatacatatatacacacatacacacaccttctGCCCCTGCCCCAGGCGCAGAAATCCGACCCTGAAACGCTTGAGCTTCAACAGGATGTTGTCAACCGCAGAGTGAGTGTAGCTGGTCAGCAACACACTGAACCCACATGCATGTAGGATGCGAACCTGAAAGGAAAAGTGAGAAAGAGTCAaagataaagaaggaaagagataACAGAAGTAATGAGAGGAAAGTGGTGGGTGAAAAAGACGGTTGGAGGGAAACGTTGGTTTATGGGTTTATGGTTCAGGTAAAGTAATGGTTAACAGGTTGCCACGGTTACCAGGGTGCAGATAGTTGTGGTTTTGCCTGTGCCGGGCATGCCAACAATCAGTGTGTAGTCTTTAGACAACAACACCTTCTTCATGGCCTGCTTCTGGGGCTTGTtgagaccttcacacacacacagacacacacagacacacacagacacacacagacacacacagacacacagagagaaaaaggttGTTAACCGAGTTCAGTTATGAAATATTTAACTGTGTAGATGTTTGGGTAGCAGCTCCAGTGTCCCTAACCCTAAAACATTTCCGAGGGATGTGTTGAAGTATTTATCACGTTGACCCATTTTTGCCTGAAGTAGTGTCAAAATATGAAGGGAACACAACTAAAGTAATGTAGAGTAAAAAGgagaggacaaaggaaagagTGTGAGGCAGACAGAGTAGAATAAAAGCAGAGTAGCACTGTCACCTTTGAGGATGTTGGCCACAGTGTCTTTGGCGTCTCCGGGCAGAACAGAACTGAGGTTGGAAATAAACTCTGGAGGACGAAGGTCAACAACCAACTCTCTCAGTCGATCActgaacagacagaaacatgcaTTAAATAAAACCTGAAATATTTACAGGagaaaaatcaataatgaattTCACACAAGGCACCCTACATAAAATATCTAAGGTCACCTTGTTCATTTGAAAGCCAGTTTTACATGTTACAAGTAATCAAGCAGAGCCAaggtcatcaggctgaagcagtTCTGGGCTGGGTCAACTTATAAAAGCTGGCCTtctcagtctctctccctctcttccaccagcaacatccttttctttgtttgcttcatttgtttattttttagcaCACAACACATTCCCACATCCAGGTACTTCCAGACTACTGATCCAACATGTCATTTTGATTTATGTAAATAAGTTACTTTAATAAATTACTTTGGCTTTTGAGATTCAGACATGTGTGTTCTCCCTATTTTTCGTCTGAACCTTGAGCCAGTTCATGACAaatgtcatcatcattttatattgtatacTACACTACCCACCTGTCCTGACAGCTTTCCATCAGTCTGGAGACATTAGTGAGGTGAGTACTGAGGCCCACCACTCCTTCATCACTGTCCACCCGAAACAACACATTACTGAACTTAGACAGGTCCCtgaaacaaacattaaacagcAAAATAGGTGAAGATACTGTTCACAAGTTATCATTTGAGTGGAAAACTTCAAATGACAGATTTGTTCTCACCTGTCCAGAGTGCAGCTGATAGATGTCTTGCTGACCTCACACAGGTATCCTGTTGCCAGACCAACAAAACGACCTTCCTGGTCACTAAGAACAATGCGATCCCCGCCGGCAAGACCATTGCTGGTCATACCCTTCTGTGGGACTACACTACTTCGCTGGAGACAATGGAGGAAAACCCCTTCAGACTGGACAATCACTGGGCCGTTGAGGCGCAGATTCCCCACACAGCTTCCGTTCTTCTCACTAGAAATGCAGATCAGAGCAAATACGGTTAATTATCTTGCTCGATGTTGTAAGCTGGTTTCACTCATATCATTTTGTACCATTTTCAATAACCCAGCTTTACTGGGGGGTATGAAAGGATATGGAATAACTAATATAAGTCAAAGACTGAATCAGTGTTCGCAGGTCTACATTTGTGCGTCATGTCTCGTACCTCTCTTCGACCGTCTGAAGCCATACACGCTTTCGGCCGTTCTTGGCCTCCATGGTGGCAGCCTCGAGGCAGCAGAGCAACAGCCAATGGGAGAAATAGCTGAGATGTGGAGGAGTCAGGTGACCGGTCTCCTGCTGCAAGAAGTCACGCACAACATCCTCAGAGACATCTGCAGAGCTGCTATCTACCGCCCTGGGGTAGGGGTGAAGAAAGATGTGGAGTcagaagagatgaagaggagaggacagaagatGGAGATAGATGAGGAATCATAGCTTGATGAGACATCTATTTAAACTCATTATCTCCCAAAATTGCAATTAACGTAGCCCAATAAATGTAGCTTACTTGCTGAGGACTAACATATTTCAGTAACTGGGAACAAAAAAGGTTTACCTCTCATATAAGGCGCAGTTTCTCTTCTGGGGGCAATACTGGCaggtttttctgtctgtcaggaTGTCAGGAAGTCTAACCAAACGGCTCTGCTCACTGTCTTTCTCCAAACAGTTGTGAATGTAATGAACCAAGGTGTTCCTCAGCTTCAGCAGCTCTGAGATAAACAAAGAGTTTCAAGTAATTAAGTTGATTAAAATAGTTAAAGAAGACATGGTGTTGCTGAAGCAGACATTTAATATACTATTACACAGCTCTGCTGACCTTTATGGGATTTTACCAGAATAAGAAATTTAGTTAGTTTTTAAGTTTGCTATACTAACAGCTTTCATCCCATGTATGTAATTCAATGGTAGAGTGAACAACGTTGTAAGGTCGGGGCTCAAATTGAAGTAACTACAGCTGCTCATCAAGCACTTTCAAGTCAAATTTTAAATCTTACTTAGCATGTCtgtaaaatattacaaaattcAACAATCATTAttgataaaaaaacatttcaatattatttTTCACAGCTGGTGATGGTCAGGTTGTTTTAAGCACCTCGGCGGTCCATGTGGCTGGGCACTACAGGGTGCAGGTTGCTAGTCTTGAGGTAAAGCAGGAAGCCAGCTGCAGGATTATATCTCTCCAAACTCATCATAGTGTACAGAATCACCTAGAAAAAAACATAAGTACGTGCACATCTGGATTACATGTTACCTATAACAACGTAAATCTGCCGTTTCACATGATCTAACTATTCTACATTGTGTGTCTGCTTAGCTGAGTGGTCCACCAACCTGACTGCGATGCTCTATTGAGTTCGACTCTCTTCCAGTCTTCAGCTCCAGGGGGATGGTCTTCTCCTCGGACGTTTTGTGACTACCATTTCGGGGTCTTTGGATTCGAACTCGTGCCGTCACATCAATTTTCCCTTTCAAACCAAATCGTGGTGACCACACATTCTCTTCAATGTCTGCCAACTCTGTAACCGTGACAACAGTTGCAGAGTCCTGACACCTGCTTGGAGCTCCACCGTTGCTA encodes:
- the dna2 gene encoding DNA replication ATP-dependent helicase/nuclease DNA2, whose translation is MHRTKLKKPKVTSGGQKNISAFFSSQNQKDLSSTKLSVTDGVLTKTEPQIKDEEVSIFRAHSPYKRSILGNVENLLPSSPDLLLSVPETPNSQIRLSSTRNLGQVSPQPSRDVESQGKFGQLSPICRSPRSKGPSVRRVMTEGGLRAKKEEGCSGSSKRLFSPPEESQNAKRPRTVNSLAQRTESPIANNINVTRPVIEPLKKQHISNDQSERSEGQTFGLSSSRASEVVFNDNRKNTTVHNKSINSLREQVQRQEERDKDEGASGFTVITEQKAAEGRASERPHACLDKHTHTLTAHIHKPNAPAVTPAPQRSPKEGEEGTAITAMISSDGGRGNVTSSDQGTGTGGTSECPVDEMMDDSWFAEHMDLSEGLVTEDKSKKKRKVPDHVILSGGVNNRYWVLDVEERPGHKILTITCSKSLHPTETCLLKDGWEMTLVSPGDVVHLEGHSDDGSWLVDREQGFLVLYPDSLISGTSISSSIRCMRRAVLGDMFKSFDGGSKQMLNGTMVHEVFQRAARAKDFSLETLSKLAEKALCSPQHLGDMYSLGVCQEEMRQELHDYLPSLEHWANEYLSSPTPKAISLKINGGAPSRCQDSATVVTVTELADIEENVWSPRFGLKGKIDVTARVRIQRPRNGSHKTSEEKTIPLELKTGRESNSIEHRSQVILYTMMSLERYNPAAGFLLYLKTSNLHPVVPSHMDRRELLKLRNTLVHYIHNCLEKDSEQSRLVRLPDILTDRKTCQYCPQKRNCALYERAVDSSSADVSEDVVRDFLQQETGHLTPPHLSYFSHWLLLCCLEAATMEAKNGRKRVWLQTVEESEKNGSCVGNLRLNGPVIVQSEGVFLHCLQRSSVVPQKGMTSNGLAGGDRIVLSDQEGRFVGLATGYLCEVSKTSISCTLDRDLSKFSNVLFRVDSDEGVVGLSTHLTNVSRLMESCQDSDRLRELVVDLRPPEFISNLSSVLPGDAKDTVANILKGLNKPQKQAMKKVLLSKDYTLIVGMPGTGKTTTICTLVRILHACGFSVLLTSYTHSAVDNILLKLKRFRVGFLRLGQGQKVHPDILPYTEESVRKKGVNTLSELEQLYNKELIVATTCMGIKHPIFSRRRFDFCIVDEASQISQPICLGPLFYAKRFVLVGDHQQLPPIVQNKEARSLGMDESLFKRLELHSEAVVQLNVQYRMNRQIMSLSNCLMYEGRLECGSERTASALLTLPFLPSVQSELGSFSQTQPQQDLAWIQATLLPSNPVYFLDCSMVPALESVEQGGVSNHTEAALVHMLLSLLIKAGCKPSDIGVIAPYRQQLKSITALLQSSAFSGVEVNTVDKYQGRDKSLIVLSFVRSTAEEGNLGELLKDWRRLNVAITRAKHKLLMVGSASTLRRYAPVEKLLNHLQKENMIIQLPPDAHKALPSMHL